One segment of Macaca fascicularis isolate 582-1 chromosome 2, T2T-MFA8v1.1 DNA contains the following:
- the ZNF148 gene encoding zinc finger protein 148 isoform X2, which produces MRFIQKYHMERHKRTHSGEKPYQCEYCLQYFSRTDRVLKHKRMCHENHDKKLNRCAIKGGLLTSEEDSGFSTSPKDNSLPKKKRQKTEKKSSGMDKESALDKSELKKDKNDYLPLYSSSTKVKDEYMVAEYAVEMPHSSVGGSHLEDASGEIHPPKLVLKKINSKRSLKQPLEQNQTISPLSTYEESKVSKYAFELVDKQALLDSEGNADIDQVDNLQEGPSKPVHSSTNYDDAMQFLKKKRYLQAASNNSREYALNVGTIASQPSVTQAAVASVIDESTTASILESQALNVEIKSNHDKNVIPDEVLQTLLDHYSHKANGQHEISFSVADTEVTSSISINSSEVPEVTPSENVGSSSQASSSDKANMLQEYSKFLQQALDRTSQNDAYLNSPSLNFVTDNQTLPNQPAFSSIDKQVYATMPINSFRSGMNSPLRTTPDKSHFGLIVGDSQHSFPFSGDETNHASATSTQDFLDQVTSQKKAEAQPVHQAYQMSSFEQPFRAPYHGSRAGIATQFSTANGQVNLRGPGTSAEFSEFPLVNVNDNRAGMTSSPDATTGQTFG; this is translated from the exons ATGAGATTTATACAAAAATATCATATGGAAAGGCATAAGAGAACTCATAGTGGAGAAAAACCTTACCAGTGTGAATACTGTTTACAG TATTTTTCCAGAACAGATCGTGTATTGAAACATAAACGTATGTGCCATGAAAATCATGACAAAAAACTAAATAGATGTGCCATCAAAGGTGGCCTTCTGACATCTGAGGAAGATTCTGGCTTTTCTACGTCACCAAAAGACAACTCactgccaaaaaagaaaaggcagaaaacgGAGAAAAAATCATCTGGAATGGACAAAGAGAGTGCTTTGGACAAATCTGAgctgaaaaaagacaaaaatgattaTTTGCCTCTTTATTCTTCAAGTACTAAAGTAAAAGATGAATATATGGTTGCAGAATATGCTGTTGAAATGCCACATTCTTCAGTTGGGGGCTCTCATTTAGAAGATGCGTCAGGAGAAATACACCCACCTAAGTtagttctcaaaaaaattaatagtaagAGAAGTCTGAAACAGCCACTGGAGCAAAATCAAACAATTTCACCTTTATCCACATATGAAGAGAGCAAAGTTTCAAAGTATGCTTTTGAACTTGTGGATAAACAGGCTTTACTGGACTCAGAAGGCAATGCTGACATTGATCAGGTTGATAATTTGCAGGAGGGGCCCAGTAAACCTGTGCATAGTAGTACTAATTATGATGATGCCATGCAGTTTTTGAAGAAGAAGCGGTATCTTCAAGCAGCAAGTAACAACAGCAGGGAATATGCGCTGAATGTGGGTACCATAGCTTCTCAGCCTTCTGTAACACAAGCAGCTGTGGCAAGTGTCATTGATGAAAGTACCACGGCATCCATATTAGAGTCACAGGCACTGAATGTGGAGATTAAGAGTAATCATGACAAAAATGTTATTCCAGATGAGGTACTGCAGACTCTGTTGGATCATTATTCCCACAAAGCTAATGGACAGCATGAGATATCCTTCAGTGTTGCAGATACTGAAGTGACTTCTAGCATATCAATAAATTCTTCAGAAGTACCAGAGGTCACCCCATCAGAGAATGTTGGATCAAGCTCCCAAGCATCCTCATCAGATAAAGCCAACATGTTGCAGGAATACTCGAAGTTTCTGCAGCAGGCTTTGGACAGAACTAGCCAAAATGATGCCTATTTGAATAGCCCGAGCCTTAACTTTGTGACTGATAACCAGACCCTCCCAAATCAGCCAGCATTCTCTTCCATAGACAAGCAGGtctatgccaccatgcccatcaaTAGCTTTCGATCAGGAATGAATTCTCCACTAAGAACAACTCCAGATAAGTCCCATTTTGGACTAATAGTTGGTGATTCACAGCACTCATTTCCCTTTTCAGGTGATGAGACAAACCATGCTTCTGCCACATCAACACAGGACTTTTTGGATCAAGTGACTTCTCAGAAGAAAGCTGAGGCCCAGCCTGTCCACCAAGCTTACCAAATGAGCTCCTTTGAACAGCCCTTCCGTGCTCCGTATCATGGATCAAGAGCTGGAATAGCTACTCAATTTAGCACTGCCAATGGACAGGTGAACCTTCGGGGACCAGGGACAAGTGCTGAATTTTCAGAATTTCCCTTGGTGAATGTAAATGATAATAGAGCTGGGATGACATCTTCACCTGATGCCACAACTGGCCAGACttttggctaa